A single genomic interval of Terriglobus albidus harbors:
- a CDS encoding APC family permease: MQKSVRKLRLLPLLAGAYYMVSGGPYGLEDIIGMAGYGRALLLLVLLPFVWSLPTALMIGELASAIPLEGGFYAWVRRALGPFWGFQEAWLSLAASVFDMAIYPTIFTEYLGRVAPFMTAGHRGTLLQLLVILLAVLWNLRGAAAVGEGSVWMMIVSLSPFAILVLIALGYAVRHPAVHAYAGLPVQHTISGALLVAMWNYMGWDNATTIAAEVEEPQRNYPRAMIRAAVLVMFVYCLPLLAVWLGGLSPDRFTTGAWVDAAKVFGGPLLAASIVFVGSIDGLGTFTALTMSYTRLPFAMAMDGLLPKVFTRVNRAGVPWVCIVACATAWALALGLTFERLISIDLVLYGASLLLEYVALVVLRLREPEMKRPFRIPGGLWTAIAVGIGPAVLIFFALWASREERAYGMSAMVFSLLIAAVGPVLYLFCRNCSPVAAREGVAADET, encoded by the coding sequence ATGCAAAAATCTGTCCGCAAGCTTCGCCTGCTGCCGCTGCTGGCAGGCGCCTATTACATGGTCTCCGGCGGGCCGTATGGCCTGGAGGACATTATCGGCATGGCCGGCTATGGCCGCGCCCTGTTGTTATTGGTGCTTCTGCCCTTTGTCTGGAGCCTGCCCACGGCCCTGATGATCGGCGAACTGGCCTCGGCCATTCCGCTTGAGGGCGGCTTTTATGCCTGGGTGCGGCGGGCTCTGGGCCCCTTCTGGGGGTTTCAGGAGGCGTGGCTCTCGCTGGCCGCGTCGGTCTTCGATATGGCCATCTACCCGACGATCTTTACCGAGTACCTGGGGCGGGTGGCTCCGTTCATGACCGCGGGACATCGCGGAACCCTGTTGCAGTTGCTGGTGATTCTGCTGGCGGTGCTGTGGAATCTGCGCGGCGCGGCGGCGGTGGGCGAAGGCTCGGTCTGGATGATGATCGTCTCGCTTTCGCCGTTTGCGATTCTGGTGCTCATCGCGCTGGGCTACGCGGTGCGGCATCCGGCGGTGCATGCGTACGCCGGGTTGCCAGTGCAGCACACCATCTCCGGAGCGTTGCTGGTGGCCATGTGGAACTACATGGGATGGGATAACGCCACGACCATCGCGGCCGAGGTGGAAGAGCCTCAGCGCAACTATCCGCGCGCGATGATCCGTGCAGCGGTATTGGTGATGTTTGTGTACTGTCTGCCGCTGCTGGCGGTGTGGCTGGGCGGGCTGTCGCCGGACCGCTTCACGACCGGCGCGTGGGTGGATGCGGCGAAGGTCTTCGGCGGTCCGCTGCTGGCGGCGTCGATTGTCTTTGTCGGCTCGATCGACGGCCTGGGGACCTTCACGGCGCTCACAATGTCATACACACGACTTCCCTTCGCCATGGCGATGGATGGCCTGCTGCCGAAGGTATTTACCCGTGTAAATCGTGCCGGCGTGCCGTGGGTTTGCATCGTGGCTTGTGCAACTGCGTGGGCTCTGGCGCTGGGGCTGACCTTTGAGAGGCTGATCTCGATCGACCTGGTGCTTTATGGGGCGTCGTTGTTGCTGGAGTATGTGGCGCTTGTGGTGCTGCGGCTGCGCGAGCCGGAGATGAAGCGCCCCTTCCGCATTCCGGGGGGATTGTGGACGGCGATCGCCGTTGGTATTGGGCCGGCGGTGCTGATCTTCTTTGCGCTGTGGGCCTCTCGCGAGGAGCGGGCGTATGGCATGTCGGCGATGGTATTTTCCCTGTTGATCGCTGCGGTGGGACCGGTGTTGTATCTCTTCTGCCGGAATTGCTCGCCGGTGGCCGCCCGAGAGGGAGTTGCCGCGGATGAGACTTAG
- a CDS encoding dienelactone hydrolase family protein, with translation MCDEHIHQGLIHDPTLTRRAFGLGAAATVVLTSAAAGAQSKVVEKDVNVPMASGVSDSALFYPEGKGPWPAVLVWTDILGLRPVFREMGRRLAADGYVVLVPNPFYRNAKAPVVDGSFDFSKPEDRAKVMPLAAALTADANISDAKAYLTFLDAQPQTDKKKKMGVQGYCMGGPLTYRTAATVPDRVGAAATFHGGGLVTDKPDSPHLMIPKMKAEVYSAVADNDDQRDPAAKDKLKEAFAAAKVPAKVEVYPGCAHGWTVKGSQVYNEPGAEKAWAELLALYKRRLA, from the coding sequence ATGTGCGATGAACATATTCATCAGGGACTGATTCACGATCCCACGCTTACCCGCCGGGCCTTTGGCCTGGGTGCTGCCGCAACCGTTGTGCTTACCTCCGCGGCTGCCGGAGCGCAGTCGAAGGTTGTTGAAAAAGATGTGAATGTGCCGATGGCCTCAGGGGTTTCCGATTCGGCGTTGTTCTATCCAGAGGGCAAAGGTCCCTGGCCTGCGGTATTGGTCTGGACCGATATCCTGGGCCTGCGGCCGGTCTTTCGGGAGATGGGCCGCCGTCTTGCCGCCGATGGTTACGTGGTGCTGGTGCCAAATCCCTTCTATCGGAATGCCAAGGCGCCGGTGGTTGATGGCTCCTTTGATTTCAGCAAGCCTGAAGATCGTGCCAAGGTGATGCCGCTGGCTGCTGCTCTGACGGCCGATGCCAACATCAGCGATGCCAAGGCATATCTGACCTTTCTGGATGCGCAGCCACAGACCGATAAGAAGAAAAAGATGGGTGTGCAGGGTTACTGCATGGGCGGTCCGCTGACCTACCGCACGGCCGCTACGGTGCCGGATCGTGTAGGTGCGGCTGCGACCTTCCATGGCGGCGGTCTGGTGACCGATAAACCCGACAGTCCGCACCTGATGATTCCGAAGATGAAGGCGGAGGTGTACTCCGCTGTGGCTGATAACGACGATCAGCGTGATCCGGCGGCCAAGGACAAGCTGAAGGAGGCCTTTGCCGCGGCCAAAGTACCGGCGAAGGTGGAGGTGTATCCGGGTTGTGCGCACGGGTGGACGGTCAAGGGCAGCCAGGTCTACAACGAGCCCGGTGCGGAGAAGGCTTGGGCGGAGTTGCTGGCGTTGTATAAGCGGCGGTTGGCGTAA
- a CDS encoding inorganic diphosphatase encodes MVDYLGLPIGDKSPESVTAVIEIPLEGIKKYEYDKKLHVFRLDRNLYSPVHYPGDYGFIPSTLGDDGDPLDILVLVDTPSFPGCVMDARPIGMLEMIDGGEGDEKILAVGEGNPRYTDVSDFSQIYPHILKEITHFFSIYKDLEGKRVEIKGWKGAAEAKKKILEAAEAFKTGK; translated from the coding sequence ATGGTTGATTATCTTGGCTTGCCCATTGGCGACAAGTCGCCTGAGAGTGTGACGGCTGTCATTGAGATTCCCCTCGAAGGAATCAAGAAGTACGAGTACGACAAGAAGCTGCACGTCTTCCGTCTGGACCGCAATCTGTATTCGCCCGTGCACTATCCGGGAGACTACGGATTCATCCCCAGCACGCTGGGAGACGATGGCGATCCGCTGGACATCCTGGTGCTGGTGGATACCCCCAGCTTCCCCGGCTGCGTCATGGACGCGCGCCCGATCGGCATGCTCGAGATGATTGACGGCGGAGAGGGCGATGAGAAGATTCTGGCCGTGGGCGAGGGAAATCCGCGCTACACCGACGTCTCCGACTTCTCGCAGATCTACCCCCATATCCTGAAGGAGATCACTCACTTCTTCTCCATCTACAAGGATCTGGAAGGCAAGCGCGTCGAGATCAAGGGATGGAAGGGCGCCGCTGAAGCCAAGAAGAAGATCCTGGAAGCCGCCGAAGCCTTCAAGACCGGCAAGTAA
- the purS gene encoding phosphoribosylformylglycinamidine synthase subunit PurS: MKAHVYVTLKTTVLDAQGQTIANALRRLSMTGVTAVRQGKYFVLTLDPSLDKAAAEAQVDKIAREVLTNPVIEEYSFRIEE; encoded by the coding sequence ATGAAGGCGCATGTCTACGTTACGTTGAAAACCACTGTCCTGGACGCTCAGGGCCAGACCATTGCAAACGCCTTGCGCCGTCTTTCCATGACCGGTGTAACGGCCGTCCGGCAGGGAAAATACTTCGTTCTGACGCTTGATCCCAGCCTGGACAAGGCGGCCGCCGAGGCCCAGGTGGACAAGATCGCCCGCGAGGTGTTGACCAATCCGGTAATCGAAGAATACAGCTTCCGCATAGAGGAGTAA
- a CDS encoding histidine phosphatase family protein gives MSSKPRLFLVRHGETEWSLSGQHTGVTDIPLTENGREKARTVGVLLNQRSFALVQTSPMQRARETCTLLGYGPHAVVNPDLCEWNYGIFEGLTTPQIREQRNDPHWNIFDSEIPNGESIEEVAVRAQRVIDTALAAAPEGDTLLVAHGHILRILAATWLGLEPRGARLLSLVPASLSILGYEHDQQVLQTWNRTPGDKI, from the coding sequence ATGAGTTCCAAGCCTCGTCTCTTTCTTGTCCGGCATGGCGAAACCGAGTGGTCGCTTTCCGGCCAGCACACTGGTGTCACTGATATTCCTCTTACGGAGAATGGCCGGGAGAAGGCCCGTACCGTTGGCGTGCTGCTGAACCAGCGGTCCTTCGCTCTGGTGCAGACCAGCCCCATGCAACGCGCGCGGGAGACCTGCACGCTGCTTGGTTATGGGCCACATGCTGTGGTGAATCCCGACCTGTGCGAGTGGAACTATGGCATCTTCGAGGGGCTGACGACACCACAGATCCGCGAACAGCGTAACGATCCGCACTGGAATATCTTCGATTCCGAGATTCCTAACGGCGAGAGCATCGAAGAGGTTGCTGTGCGTGCGCAGAGAGTGATCGATACGGCACTTGCAGCCGCACCCGAGGGCGATACATTGCTGGTGGCTCATGGCCACATCCTGCGTATTCTGGCAGCGACATGGCTGGGGTTGGAGCCGCGTGGTGCACGGTTGCTCTCATTGGTGCCGGCGTCGCTGTCGATTCTTGGTTATGAGCATGACCAGCAGGTGCTGCAGACGTGGAACCGCACACCTGGGGACAAGATTTAA